In a genomic window of Acipenser ruthenus chromosome 41, fAciRut3.2 maternal haplotype, whole genome shotgun sequence:
- the LOC117962761 gene encoding zinc finger protein 208-like isoform X2, whose amino-acid sequence MDCGEVFMQRAVYQAHRRTHARERRRDRVARYEGMLVPDAGGKTFSCAICGKRFYNSRGFHGHQRTHLLKQPKTGQEDSGEAGADKPHKCTVCGKGYISLGCLLSHQRSHEKPPKSIFNGLAQLKKKSFECPDCGRCYSRVSALDAHRRCHANVKLFKALDPIKQARACGKAHECPECGKACHSVAGLSCHRKVHSVNPVKREDMREESRRSLECLECGRSFASAVAVRAHRRVHALRSKSDGAVTPAGAEKPCACPVCQKRFCTPAFLDYHRRLAHADSKPPKSLLHQLDTLQKKLFKCPECGKRFSRASAFHSHLRCHTDYDSHQDVQEGSSSAAEEEEADKSVCFSPRSSPRTARRLPAAESLGESAQSGRGDSFECLDCSMCFARPSAFHAHRLWHSLAAVGGVTPAKLEVKPEAELEIELEEEPDLKPKSPDCGERFGLPVELRAHLLCHRRELKPDIKSEMEIEPDPEVEPKKNSFKCPECGQCFSCSKTLLTHRHWHTQGSMQSFIGGSPAQSEKPYQCDECGKGYCSVKAFSNHLRKHVDRKPLKSLSYQLTRLETNSFECPECGMCFSRASALQSHKQNHLESGFHSRTSSEKPFKCAECGRGYWSPGALAVHQKSQHAHAKPSLDRCQRREKSAAHISSNTPNQSVASGKGNAKHWGLDRHGRLHPEPKPSGHSDVRQGASSQEKSDKGSDCRSWSASGSALQSLYGTDSSKSLKECSSTHFDSDVKPPDEPDIKLEIEDFAIGSTPSKQVDPFDCPDCGQRFTRPGAVCAHCHGRTRDYRHLKLLGRATDLKTELKPDVKPDVGPDAETKNISLACPDCGRLFTRPNALRAHRYWHTRGSSRLALFTGSTDVKPDIKLEIKTVLIADSTSSKKPFPSECPVCGKSFRKLAGLRSHMHWHRRPSKHHLTTLSHEGGLAPSEKPYRCDECGKGCGSIKAFHNHQRKHRKPLKSLSYQLARLERNSFECPECGMRFSRASALQSHKQSHLDSYSRSLKDKPYRCTECEKSYWSMRSLYTHKKCHIKEALKEEGGGGTPAEEKPSHKCPDCQRSFSDPAKLATHRQGPCADEPWERDAQAELGGEDGPLKSSRCGEGFQDSNAVCGHQLHQHTDEKTALQKQPEKKSLACPDRVRVCAAAVALGGSHRRSHQVGEGSNQKPYPCPDCEKSYSSAGALHNHKKSSHKKPGNSVNSRVTAPRSRGRRPRRFTSKSYRCQDCGKRYSTQSALYNHKKSHVLPSVPGLQNNVPSGRGAEPRKCQQCGKSFTTGSLLNAHRKQAWNSPYSCSLCCKGFPEEGELLRHMQRGHECRVCGMLFGALAELRLHLETHPGARPFRCLTCGLAFSHLKNLTRHQKNRSHQGVIREGKPTEAPKHHTCSQCGKTFRFLSDVKRHQPTHTGEKQRCQLYPKAYSLPQALRPHQQTLRRGDGTQQSSPLPEEEEPLLLGCIECGQKFSQELELHQHYIEHARGDF is encoded by the coding sequence ATGGACTGTGGAGAGGTCTTTATGCAGAGGGCCGTCTACCAAGCCCACCGGCGGACCCACGCTCGTGAGCGCCGGAGGGACCGCGTGGCCCGCTACGAAGGCATGCTGGTGCCCGATGCGGGCGGGAAAACCTTCTCCTGCGCAATCTGCGGGAAACGCTTCTACAATTCCAGAGGCTTCCACGGCCACCAGCGgacccacctcctcaaacagccCAAAACAGGCCAGGAAGACAGCGGGGAGGCTGGGGCGGACAAGCCTCACAAGTGCACCGTGTGCGGGAAAGGCTACATCTCGCTCGGCTGCCTGCTCAGCCACCAGCGTTCCCACGAGAAACCTCCCAAATCCATCTTCAACGGGCTGGCCCAGCTGAAGAAGAAATCCTTCGAGTGTCCGGACTGCGGGCGGTGTTACTCGCGGGTGTCGGCCCTGGACGCCCACCGTCGTTGTCACGCCAACGTGAAGCTCTTCAAAGCCCTGGACCCGATCAAGCAGGCGAGGGCCTGTGGGAAAGCGCACGAGTGCCCCGAGTGCGGGAAGGCCTGCCACTCCGTGGCGGGGCTCAGCTGTCACCGGAAGGTCCACAGCGTGAATCCGGTGAAGAGAGAGGACATGCGAGAGGAGAGCAGGAGGTCCCTGGAGTGCCTGGAGTGCGGCCGCTCCTTCGCCTCCGCGGTGGCCGTGCGGGCCCACCGGCGGGTTCACGCTTTGCGTTCTAAGTCCGACGGCGCGGTTACCCCGGCCGGTGCAGAGAAGCCCTGCGCGTGCCCAGTGTGCCAGAAGCGGTTCTGCACGCCGGCTTTCCTGGACTACCACCGCCGGCTGGCTCACGCAGACTCCAAGCCGCCCAAGTCCTTGCTCCACCAGCTGGACACGCTGCAGAAGAAGTTGTTCAAGTGTCCCGAGTGCGGGAAGCGCTTCTCCCGCGCCTCCGCTTTCCACTCCCATCTGCGCTGCCACACGGACTACGATTCTCACCAGGACGTCCAGGAGGGCAGCTCTTCTGCCGCTGAGGAGGAGGAGGCCGATAAAAGTGTCTGCTTCTCTCCCAGGTCTTCCCCTCGTACGGCCAGAAGGCTTCCTGCTGCTGAATCCCTCGGAGAAAGCGCCCAGTCCGGAAGGGGCGACTCATTTGAGTGCCTCGACTGTAGCATGTGTTTCGCCCGCCCCAGTGCCTTCCACGCCCATCGCCTCTGGCACTCCCTAGCTGCTGTCGGCGGCGTCACGCCCGCCAAGCTGGAAGTGAAACCCGAAGCTGAATTGGAAATCGAGCTTGAGGAGGAGCCCGACCTGAAACCGAAGAGTCCGGACTGCGGAGAACGCTTTGGCCTCCCCGTCGAGCTGCGAGCTCATCTCCTCTGTCACAGACGAGAACTAAAACCGGACATCAAGTCAGAAATGGAGATCGAACCCGACCCCGAGGTGGAACCAAAGAAGAATTCTTTCAAGTGTCCGGAGTGTGGACAGTGTTTCAGCTGTTCCAAGACCCTCCTAACCCACCGGCACTGGCACACACAGGGTTCAATGCAGTCCTTCATCGGGGGCAGCCCGGCGCAGTCGGAGAAGCCCTACCAGTGTGACGAGTGTGGGAAAGGCTACTGCTCAGTCAAGGCCTTCAGCAACCACCTGCGAAAACACGTGGACAGAAAGCCTTTGAAATCCCTCTCTTACCAGCTGACTCGACTGGAGACTAACTCCTTCGAGTGTCCCGAGTGCGGGATGTGTTTCTCCCGGGCGTCCGCGCTGCAGTCCCACAAGCAGAACCACCTGGAATCAGGATTTCATTCCCGCACCTCTTCCGAGAAACCCTTCAAGTGCGCAGAGTGCGGCAGAGGCTACTGGTCACCTGGTGCGCTCGCAGTCCATCAGAAATCTCAACACGCCCACGCGAAACCTTCCTTGGATCGCTGCCAGAGGAGGGAGAAGTCTGCCGCCCATATAAGCAGCAACACGCCCAACCAGTCTGTTGCAAGCGGGAAAGGGAACGCTAAACACTGGGGTTTGGATCGCCACGGCCGATTGCACCCGGAACCGAAACCTTCAGGGCACTCCGATGTCCGCCAGGGTGCCAGCTCCCAGGAGAAGTCCGACAAGGGCTCGGATTGCAGGAGTTGGAGCGCCAGCGGCTCTGCTCTCCAGTCCCTGTACGGCACAGATTCCTCCAAATCCCTCAAAGAATGTTCTTCCACCCACTTTGACAGTGATGTTAAACCTCCTGATGAGCCCGACATCAAACTGGAAATTGAAGACTTTGCCATCGGGAGTACTCCGTCAAAGCAGGTTGATCCCTTCGACTGCCCCGATTGTGGCCAGCGCTTCACCCGCCCCGGCGCAGTCTGTGCCCATTGCCACGGGCGCACCAGAGACTACAGACACCTCAAACTGCTTGGCAGGGCCACGGATCTGAAAACGGAATTAAAACCGGATGTGAAACCCGATGTTGGACCCGACGCCGAAACAAAGAATATTTCTCTGGCGTGCCCAGACTGCGGCCGGCTTTTCACTCGCCCCAATGCACTTCGAGCCCACCGCTACTGGCACACGCGAGGCTCGAGTCGTCTGGCGTTGTTTACCGGGAGCACCGACGTTAAACCGGACATAAAACTCGAGATCAAAACCGTTCTCATCGCCGACAGCACCTCGTCCAAGAAGCCTTTTCCCTCGGAGTGCCCGGTTTGTGGCAAGAGCTTTCGTAAGCTTGCTGGGCTCCGATCCCACATGCATTGGCACAGACGGCCCTCAAAGCACCACTTAACAACATTATCGCACGAGGGAGGCCTGGCCCCGAGCGAGAAGCCCTACCGGTGTGACGAGTGTGGGAAAGGCTGCGGCTCTATCAAGGCCTTTCACAACCACCAGAGGAAACACAGAAAGCCTTTGAAATCCCTCTCTTACCAGCTGGCTCGGCTGGAGAGGAACTCCTTCGAGTGTCCCGAGTGCGGGATGCGTTTCTCCCGGGCGTCCGCGCTGCAATCCCACAAGCAGAGCCACCTGGACTCGTATTCCAGGAGCTTGAAAGACAAACCTTACAGATGCACCGAGTGCGAGAAAAGCTACTGGTCTATGAGGTCGCTGTACACCCACAAGAAGTGTCACATCAAAGAGGCTTTAAAAGAGGAAGGTGGCGGAGGGACCCCGGCAGAGGAGAAGCCATCTCACAAGTGCCCTGATTGCCAGAGAAGTTTCAGTGACCCCGCCAAGCTCGCCACCCACAGACAGGGGCCCTGTGCGGATGAACCCTGGGAAAGAGACGCCCAGGCTGAGCTGGGAGGCGAGGACGGACCCTTGAAGAGCAGTCGGTGTGGGGAGGGTTTCCAAGACTCGAACGCTGTCTGTGGACACCAGCTACACCAACACACTGACGAGAAGACCGCTTTGCAGAAGCAACCGGAGAAGAAGTCTCTTGCGTGTCCTGATCGCGTGAGAGTTTGTGCCGCCGCTGTGGCTCTTGGCGGCTCGCACCGGCGAAGCCACCAAGTCGGAGAAGGCTCAAACCAGAAGCCCTATCCCTGCCCGGACTGTGAGAAAAGTTACAGCTCAGCCGGTGCGCTACACAACCACAAGAAATCCAGCCACAAGAAACCTGGAAACTCTGTCAACTCCCGGGTGACGGCTCCTAGGTCACGGGGTCGGCGCCCCCGCCGCTTCACGAGCAAGAGCTACCGATGCCAGGACTGTGGGAAACGCTACAGCACCCAGAGTGCGCTCTACAACCACAAGAAATCCCACGTCTTGCCTTCCGTCCCCGGCCTGCAGAACAACGTGCCCTCCGGGAGAGGTGCTGAACCAAGGAAATGCCAGCAATGCGGGAAGTCGTTCACTACAGGCTCCTTGCTGAACGCTCACAGGAAGCAGGCTTGGAACAGCCCTTACTCCTGCTCGCTGTGCTGCAAGGGCTTCCCGGAGGAAGGGGAGCTCCTGCGGCACATGCAGCGCGGGCACGAGTGCAGGGTGTGCGGGATGCTGTTTGGGGCGCTGGCCGAGCTCCGCCTTCACCTGGAGACCCACCCGGGCGCCCGGCCCTTCCGGTGCCTGACCTGCGGGCTCGCGTTTTCCCATCTGAAGAACCTGACCAGGCACCAGAAGAATCGCAGTCACCAAGGAGTGATCAGGGAAGGGAAACCGACGGAGGCTCCGAAGCACCACACGTGCTCACAGTGCGGCAAGACGTTCCGGTTTCTCTCCGACGTCAAACGGCATCAACCCACCCACACCGGAGAGAAGCAACGGTGCCAGCTGTACCCGAAGGCATACTCGCTGCCCCAAGCACTGAGGCCGCATCAGCAGACCCTTCGTAGAGGAGATGGGACCCAGCAGTCGTCACCATtgccggaggaggaggagccgcTGCTGCTGGGCTGCATCGAGTGCGGGCAGAAATTCAGCCAGGAGTTGGAACTGCACCAGCACTACATAGAGCACGCCCGGGGAGACTTCTGA
- the LOC117962761 gene encoding zinc finger protein 208-like isoform X1 gives MAAVYKWAAGDLFPDKNEEPRPENGPAELLNGLGNEPPLLYTEREIKVEPPEPEVEPESRGAQPLIMSAEARTAVKAEPAEEEEDEAEEEGSCYRIKLCEAGETSGEWTRSRDQLRQEAPESEDRDNNGHGLFFCMDCGEVFMQRAVYQAHRRTHARERRRDRVARYEGMLVPDAGGKTFSCAICGKRFYNSRGFHGHQRTHLLKQPKTGQEDSGEAGADKPHKCTVCGKGYISLGCLLSHQRSHEKPPKSIFNGLAQLKKKSFECPDCGRCYSRVSALDAHRRCHANVKLFKALDPIKQARACGKAHECPECGKACHSVAGLSCHRKVHSVNPVKREDMREESRRSLECLECGRSFASAVAVRAHRRVHALRSKSDGAVTPAGAEKPCACPVCQKRFCTPAFLDYHRRLAHADSKPPKSLLHQLDTLQKKLFKCPECGKRFSRASAFHSHLRCHTDYDSHQDVQEGSSSAAEEEEADKSVCFSPRSSPRTARRLPAAESLGESAQSGRGDSFECLDCSMCFARPSAFHAHRLWHSLAAVGGVTPAKLEVKPEAELEIELEEEPDLKPKSPDCGERFGLPVELRAHLLCHRRELKPDIKSEMEIEPDPEVEPKKNSFKCPECGQCFSCSKTLLTHRHWHTQGSMQSFIGGSPAQSEKPYQCDECGKGYCSVKAFSNHLRKHVDRKPLKSLSYQLTRLETNSFECPECGMCFSRASALQSHKQNHLESGFHSRTSSEKPFKCAECGRGYWSPGALAVHQKSQHAHAKPSLDRCQRREKSAAHISSNTPNQSVASGKGNAKHWGLDRHGRLHPEPKPSGHSDVRQGASSQEKSDKGSDCRSWSASGSALQSLYGTDSSKSLKECSSTHFDSDVKPPDEPDIKLEIEDFAIGSTPSKQVDPFDCPDCGQRFTRPGAVCAHCHGRTRDYRHLKLLGRATDLKTELKPDVKPDVGPDAETKNISLACPDCGRLFTRPNALRAHRYWHTRGSSRLALFTGSTDVKPDIKLEIKTVLIADSTSSKKPFPSECPVCGKSFRKLAGLRSHMHWHRRPSKHHLTTLSHEGGLAPSEKPYRCDECGKGCGSIKAFHNHQRKHRKPLKSLSYQLARLERNSFECPECGMRFSRASALQSHKQSHLDSYSRSLKDKPYRCTECEKSYWSMRSLYTHKKCHIKEALKEEGGGGTPAEEKPSHKCPDCQRSFSDPAKLATHRQGPCADEPWERDAQAELGGEDGPLKSSRCGEGFQDSNAVCGHQLHQHTDEKTALQKQPEKKSLACPDRVRVCAAAVALGGSHRRSHQVGEGSNQKPYPCPDCEKSYSSAGALHNHKKSSHKKPGNSVNSRVTAPRSRGRRPRRFTSKSYRCQDCGKRYSTQSALYNHKKSHVLPSVPGLQNNVPSGRGAEPRKCQQCGKSFTTGSLLNAHRKQAWNSPYSCSLCCKGFPEEGELLRHMQRGHECRVCGMLFGALAELRLHLETHPGARPFRCLTCGLAFSHLKNLTRHQKNRSHQGVIREGKPTEAPKHHTCSQCGKTFRFLSDVKRHQPTHTGEKQRCQLYPKAYSLPQALRPHQQTLRRGDGTQQSSPLPEEEEPLLLGCIECGQKFSQELELHQHYIEHARGDF, from the coding sequence ggcATGGGTTATTCTTCTGCATGGACTGTGGAGAGGTCTTTATGCAGAGGGCCGTCTACCAAGCCCACCGGCGGACCCACGCTCGTGAGCGCCGGAGGGACCGCGTGGCCCGCTACGAAGGCATGCTGGTGCCCGATGCGGGCGGGAAAACCTTCTCCTGCGCAATCTGCGGGAAACGCTTCTACAATTCCAGAGGCTTCCACGGCCACCAGCGgacccacctcctcaaacagccCAAAACAGGCCAGGAAGACAGCGGGGAGGCTGGGGCGGACAAGCCTCACAAGTGCACCGTGTGCGGGAAAGGCTACATCTCGCTCGGCTGCCTGCTCAGCCACCAGCGTTCCCACGAGAAACCTCCCAAATCCATCTTCAACGGGCTGGCCCAGCTGAAGAAGAAATCCTTCGAGTGTCCGGACTGCGGGCGGTGTTACTCGCGGGTGTCGGCCCTGGACGCCCACCGTCGTTGTCACGCCAACGTGAAGCTCTTCAAAGCCCTGGACCCGATCAAGCAGGCGAGGGCCTGTGGGAAAGCGCACGAGTGCCCCGAGTGCGGGAAGGCCTGCCACTCCGTGGCGGGGCTCAGCTGTCACCGGAAGGTCCACAGCGTGAATCCGGTGAAGAGAGAGGACATGCGAGAGGAGAGCAGGAGGTCCCTGGAGTGCCTGGAGTGCGGCCGCTCCTTCGCCTCCGCGGTGGCCGTGCGGGCCCACCGGCGGGTTCACGCTTTGCGTTCTAAGTCCGACGGCGCGGTTACCCCGGCCGGTGCAGAGAAGCCCTGCGCGTGCCCAGTGTGCCAGAAGCGGTTCTGCACGCCGGCTTTCCTGGACTACCACCGCCGGCTGGCTCACGCAGACTCCAAGCCGCCCAAGTCCTTGCTCCACCAGCTGGACACGCTGCAGAAGAAGTTGTTCAAGTGTCCCGAGTGCGGGAAGCGCTTCTCCCGCGCCTCCGCTTTCCACTCCCATCTGCGCTGCCACACGGACTACGATTCTCACCAGGACGTCCAGGAGGGCAGCTCTTCTGCCGCTGAGGAGGAGGAGGCCGATAAAAGTGTCTGCTTCTCTCCCAGGTCTTCCCCTCGTACGGCCAGAAGGCTTCCTGCTGCTGAATCCCTCGGAGAAAGCGCCCAGTCCGGAAGGGGCGACTCATTTGAGTGCCTCGACTGTAGCATGTGTTTCGCCCGCCCCAGTGCCTTCCACGCCCATCGCCTCTGGCACTCCCTAGCTGCTGTCGGCGGCGTCACGCCCGCCAAGCTGGAAGTGAAACCCGAAGCTGAATTGGAAATCGAGCTTGAGGAGGAGCCCGACCTGAAACCGAAGAGTCCGGACTGCGGAGAACGCTTTGGCCTCCCCGTCGAGCTGCGAGCTCATCTCCTCTGTCACAGACGAGAACTAAAACCGGACATCAAGTCAGAAATGGAGATCGAACCCGACCCCGAGGTGGAACCAAAGAAGAATTCTTTCAAGTGTCCGGAGTGTGGACAGTGTTTCAGCTGTTCCAAGACCCTCCTAACCCACCGGCACTGGCACACACAGGGTTCAATGCAGTCCTTCATCGGGGGCAGCCCGGCGCAGTCGGAGAAGCCCTACCAGTGTGACGAGTGTGGGAAAGGCTACTGCTCAGTCAAGGCCTTCAGCAACCACCTGCGAAAACACGTGGACAGAAAGCCTTTGAAATCCCTCTCTTACCAGCTGACTCGACTGGAGACTAACTCCTTCGAGTGTCCCGAGTGCGGGATGTGTTTCTCCCGGGCGTCCGCGCTGCAGTCCCACAAGCAGAACCACCTGGAATCAGGATTTCATTCCCGCACCTCTTCCGAGAAACCCTTCAAGTGCGCAGAGTGCGGCAGAGGCTACTGGTCACCTGGTGCGCTCGCAGTCCATCAGAAATCTCAACACGCCCACGCGAAACCTTCCTTGGATCGCTGCCAGAGGAGGGAGAAGTCTGCCGCCCATATAAGCAGCAACACGCCCAACCAGTCTGTTGCAAGCGGGAAAGGGAACGCTAAACACTGGGGTTTGGATCGCCACGGCCGATTGCACCCGGAACCGAAACCTTCAGGGCACTCCGATGTCCGCCAGGGTGCCAGCTCCCAGGAGAAGTCCGACAAGGGCTCGGATTGCAGGAGTTGGAGCGCCAGCGGCTCTGCTCTCCAGTCCCTGTACGGCACAGATTCCTCCAAATCCCTCAAAGAATGTTCTTCCACCCACTTTGACAGTGATGTTAAACCTCCTGATGAGCCCGACATCAAACTGGAAATTGAAGACTTTGCCATCGGGAGTACTCCGTCAAAGCAGGTTGATCCCTTCGACTGCCCCGATTGTGGCCAGCGCTTCACCCGCCCCGGCGCAGTCTGTGCCCATTGCCACGGGCGCACCAGAGACTACAGACACCTCAAACTGCTTGGCAGGGCCACGGATCTGAAAACGGAATTAAAACCGGATGTGAAACCCGATGTTGGACCCGACGCCGAAACAAAGAATATTTCTCTGGCGTGCCCAGACTGCGGCCGGCTTTTCACTCGCCCCAATGCACTTCGAGCCCACCGCTACTGGCACACGCGAGGCTCGAGTCGTCTGGCGTTGTTTACCGGGAGCACCGACGTTAAACCGGACATAAAACTCGAGATCAAAACCGTTCTCATCGCCGACAGCACCTCGTCCAAGAAGCCTTTTCCCTCGGAGTGCCCGGTTTGTGGCAAGAGCTTTCGTAAGCTTGCTGGGCTCCGATCCCACATGCATTGGCACAGACGGCCCTCAAAGCACCACTTAACAACATTATCGCACGAGGGAGGCCTGGCCCCGAGCGAGAAGCCCTACCGGTGTGACGAGTGTGGGAAAGGCTGCGGCTCTATCAAGGCCTTTCACAACCACCAGAGGAAACACAGAAAGCCTTTGAAATCCCTCTCTTACCAGCTGGCTCGGCTGGAGAGGAACTCCTTCGAGTGTCCCGAGTGCGGGATGCGTTTCTCCCGGGCGTCCGCGCTGCAATCCCACAAGCAGAGCCACCTGGACTCGTATTCCAGGAGCTTGAAAGACAAACCTTACAGATGCACCGAGTGCGAGAAAAGCTACTGGTCTATGAGGTCGCTGTACACCCACAAGAAGTGTCACATCAAAGAGGCTTTAAAAGAGGAAGGTGGCGGAGGGACCCCGGCAGAGGAGAAGCCATCTCACAAGTGCCCTGATTGCCAGAGAAGTTTCAGTGACCCCGCCAAGCTCGCCACCCACAGACAGGGGCCCTGTGCGGATGAACCCTGGGAAAGAGACGCCCAGGCTGAGCTGGGAGGCGAGGACGGACCCTTGAAGAGCAGTCGGTGTGGGGAGGGTTTCCAAGACTCGAACGCTGTCTGTGGACACCAGCTACACCAACACACTGACGAGAAGACCGCTTTGCAGAAGCAACCGGAGAAGAAGTCTCTTGCGTGTCCTGATCGCGTGAGAGTTTGTGCCGCCGCTGTGGCTCTTGGCGGCTCGCACCGGCGAAGCCACCAAGTCGGAGAAGGCTCAAACCAGAAGCCCTATCCCTGCCCGGACTGTGAGAAAAGTTACAGCTCAGCCGGTGCGCTACACAACCACAAGAAATCCAGCCACAAGAAACCTGGAAACTCTGTCAACTCCCGGGTGACGGCTCCTAGGTCACGGGGTCGGCGCCCCCGCCGCTTCACGAGCAAGAGCTACCGATGCCAGGACTGTGGGAAACGCTACAGCACCCAGAGTGCGCTCTACAACCACAAGAAATCCCACGTCTTGCCTTCCGTCCCCGGCCTGCAGAACAACGTGCCCTCCGGGAGAGGTGCTGAACCAAGGAAATGCCAGCAATGCGGGAAGTCGTTCACTACAGGCTCCTTGCTGAACGCTCACAGGAAGCAGGCTTGGAACAGCCCTTACTCCTGCTCGCTGTGCTGCAAGGGCTTCCCGGAGGAAGGGGAGCTCCTGCGGCACATGCAGCGCGGGCACGAGTGCAGGGTGTGCGGGATGCTGTTTGGGGCGCTGGCCGAGCTCCGCCTTCACCTGGAGACCCACCCGGGCGCCCGGCCCTTCCGGTGCCTGACCTGCGGGCTCGCGTTTTCCCATCTGAAGAACCTGACCAGGCACCAGAAGAATCGCAGTCACCAAGGAGTGATCAGGGAAGGGAAACCGACGGAGGCTCCGAAGCACCACACGTGCTCACAGTGCGGCAAGACGTTCCGGTTTCTCTCCGACGTCAAACGGCATCAACCCACCCACACCGGAGAGAAGCAACGGTGCCAGCTGTACCCGAAGGCATACTCGCTGCCCCAAGCACTGAGGCCGCATCAGCAGACCCTTCGTAGAGGAGATGGGACCCAGCAGTCGTCACCATtgccggaggaggaggagccgcTGCTGCTGGGCTGCATCGAGTGCGGGCAGAAATTCAGCCAGGAGTTGGAACTGCACCAGCACTACATAGAGCACGCCCGGGGAGACTTCTGA